Proteins from a genomic interval of Candidatus Yanofskybacteria bacterium:
- a CDS encoding type II secretion system protein: MAQTKIHRKIIFGHGQSGFTLVEILIAVFIFGLAFTAITFILTTNSRSATSIKNNFIASGLAQEGIEVVRNIRDRDWFLGNSFGTSIPDGTYRVQWDSQALLTLDSNPNLKSDPATGLFSYDSGGDTLFKRTIDVVTEVTGVEKSIVVDVTWTERGSAPKSVSAEDHLFNWK, translated from the coding sequence ATGGCACAAACTAAAATTCATAGAAAAATAATTTTTGGTCATGGCCAATCCGGGTTTACACTCGTCGAAATATTAATCGCTGTTTTTATTTTTGGGCTGGCTTTTACCGCGATAACTTTTATTTTAACAACAAATAGCAGAAGCGCCACTTCAATCAAAAATAATTTTATTGCCAGCGGCCTAGCACAAGAGGGAATAGAGGTTGTGAGGAATATACGAGATCGCGACTGGTTTTTGGGAAATTCATTTGGTACGTCAATTCCAGACGGTACTTATAGAGTTCAGTGGGATTCGCAGGCATTGCTTACTTTAGATAGTAATCCCAATTTAAAAAGCGACCCCGCTACTGGCTTATTCAGTTACGATTCTGGTGGCGATACCCTGTTTAAGCGCACCATTGACGTTGTTACGGAAGTTACCGGCGTTGAAAAGAGTATAGTTGTAGATGTTACTTGGACTGAAAGAGGATCGGCACCCAAATCTGTCAGCGCCGAAGATCATTTGTTTAATTGGAAATAA